Proteins encoded within one genomic window of Macrotis lagotis isolate mMagLag1 chromosome 3, bilby.v1.9.chrom.fasta, whole genome shotgun sequence:
- the KLC2 gene encoding kinesin light chain 2 isoform X2, translated as MATLVLAREDKPSQDEIVLGTKAVIQGLETLRAEHRALLAALLESLAGRGAAEPEPGAQERSGLLRRSLEAIELGLGEAQVILALSGHLGAVESEKQKLRAQVRRLVQENQWLREELAGTQQKLQRSEQAVVQLEEEKQHLLFMSQIRKLDEDPSPSEDKGDVSKDSLDDLFPNEDEQNPARGPGGGDAAAQHGGYEIPARLRTLHNLVIQYASQGRYEVAVPLCKQALEDLEKTSGHDHPDVATMLNILALVYRDQNKYKEAAHLLNDALAIREKTLGKDHPAVAATLNNLAVLYGKRGKYKEAEPLCKRALEIREKVLGKFHPDVAKQLNNLALLCQNQGKAEEVEYYYRRALEIYEARLGPDDPNVAKTKNNLASCYLKQGKYQEAETLYKEILTRAHEKEFGSVNGDNKPIWMHAEEREESKDKRRDATPYGEYGSWYKACKVDSPTVNTTLRSLGALYRRQGKMEAAHTLEDCASRSRKQGLDAASQTKVVELLKDGSGRGDRRSGRESAGGVGSRAELEPEDSGPSAEWSGDGSGSLRRSGSFGKLRDALRRSSEMLVKKLQGGGPQEPPNPRMKRASSLNFLHKSTEETSQSGNTNLSDSRTLSSSSLDLSRRSSLVG; from the exons ATGGCCACCCTGGTGCTGGCCCGCGAGGACAAGCCGAGCCAGGACGAGATCGTGCTGGGCACCAAGGCCGTGATCCAGGGGCTGGAGACGCTGCGCGCCGAGCACCGGGCCCTGCTGGCCGCGCTGCTGGAGAGCCTGGCGGGCCGCGGGGCGGCCGAGCCCGAGCCCGGCGCCCAGGAGCGCTCGGGGCTGCTGCGCCGCTCCCTGGAGGCCATCGAGCTGGGCCTGGGGGAGGCGCAG gtGATCCTGGCGCTGTCGGGCCACCTCGGGGCCGTGGAGTCGGAGAAGCAGAAGCTGCGGGCCCAGGTGCGGCGCCTGGTGCAGGAGAACCAGTGGCTGCGGGAGGAGCTGGCCGGCACCCAGCAGAAGCTGCAGCGCAGCGAGCAGGCCGTGGTGCAGCTGGAGGAGGAGAAGCAGCACCTGCTCTTCATGAGCCAGATCCGCAAGCTGGACGAGGACCCCTCCCCCAGC GAGGACAAGGGGGACGTCTCCAAGGATTCTCTGGACGACCTGTTCCCTAACGAGGACGAGCAGAACCCAG CTCGGGGTCCGGGGGGCGGAGACGCGGCTGCCCAGCACGGAGGCTACGAGATTCCGGCCCGGCTCCGCACCTTGCACAATCTGGTGATTCAGTACGCCTCCCAGGGCCGCTACGAGGTCGCCGTCCCCCTCTGTAAGCAGGCCCTGGAGGACCTCGAAAAGACCTCGGGGCACGACCACCCTGATGTGGCCACCATGCTGAACATCTTGGCTCTCGTGTACCG GGATCAGAACAAGTACAAAGAAGCTGCCCACCTGCTCAATGATGCCCTGGCTATCCGGGAAAAGACCTTGGGGAAGGACCATCCAGCT GTGGCGGCTACCCTGAACAACCTGGCGGTTCTCTATGGCAAGAGGGGCAAGTACAAGGAAGCGGAGCCTTTGTGTAAACGGGCCCTGGAGATCAGAGAGAAG GTGCTGGGCAAATTCCACCCGGATGTGGCCAAACAACTGAATAACCTGGCCCTGCTCTGTCAGAACCAGGGCAAGGCCGAGGAGGTGGAGTACTACTACCGGCGGGCTCTGGAGATCTACGAGGCTCGGCTGGGCCCCGACGACCCCAACGTGGCCAAGACCAAGAATAACTTG GCCTCATGTTATCTGAAGCAGGGGAAATACCAGGAGGCAGAGACCCTGTATAAGGAGATCCTGACCCGTGCCCATGAGAAGGAGTTTGGGTCAGTCAATG gtgacAACAAACCCATCTGGATGCATGCTGAAGAACGGGAGGAGAGCAAG GATAAGCGTCGAGATGCTACTCCCTATGGAGAATACGGCAGCTGGTACAAGGCTTGTAAGGTGGACAG TCCCACGGTGAACACCACGCTGCGGAGTCTCGGGGCGCTCTACCGCAGGCAGGGGAAGATGGAAGCAGCTCACACCCTGGAGGATTGCGCCAGTCGGAGTCGGAAGCAG GGTCTGGATGCTGCGAGCCAGACCAAAGTGGTGGAGCTGCTGAAGGATGGCAGCGGGCGAGGGGATCGCCGGAGTGGCCGAGAGAGCGCTGGAGGTGTGGGATCTCGAGCTGAACTGGAGCCCGAAGATTCGGGGCCCTCGGCCGAGTGGTCTGGG GATGGCAGTGGTTCCCTCCGGAGAAGCGGCTCCTTCGGGAAACTCCGTGATGCTCTGAGGCGCAGCAGTGAGATGCTAGTGAAGAAGCTGCAGGGGGGCGGCCCCCAAGAGCCTCCCAATCCACG GATGAAGCGAGCCAGTTCCCTCAACTTCCTCCACAAGAGCACAGAAGAGACCAGCCAG TCCGGCAACACCAACCTGTCGGACAGCCGCACGCTCAGCTCCAGCTCTCTCGACCTCTCTCGACGGAGCTCTCTGGTTGGCTAA
- the KLC2 gene encoding kinesin light chain 2 isoform X1 — MATLVLAREDKPSQDEIVLGTKAVIQGLETLRAEHRALLAALLESLAGRGAAEPEPGAQERSGLLRRSLEAIELGLGEAQVILALSGHLGAVESEKQKLRAQVRRLVQENQWLREELAGTQQKLQRSEQAVVQLEEEKQHLLFMSQIRKLDEDPSPSEDKGDVSKDSLDDLFPNEDEQNPARGPGGGDAAAQHGGYEIPARLRTLHNLVIQYASQGRYEVAVPLCKQALEDLEKTSGHDHPDVATMLNILALVYRDQNKYKEAAHLLNDALAIREKTLGKDHPAVAATLNNLAVLYGKRGKYKEAEPLCKRALEIREKVLGKFHPDVAKQLNNLALLCQNQGKAEEVEYYYRRALEIYEARLGPDDPNVAKTKNNLASCYLKQGKYQEAETLYKEILTRAHEKEFGSVNGKFPHPHPSPFYSWGRAGPLGFALELPSPFFLSPPPPGDNKPIWMHAEEREESKDKRRDATPYGEYGSWYKACKVDSPTVNTTLRSLGALYRRQGKMEAAHTLEDCASRSRKQGLDAASQTKVVELLKDGSGRGDRRSGRESAGGVGSRAELEPEDSGPSAEWSGDGSGSLRRSGSFGKLRDALRRSSEMLVKKLQGGGPQEPPNPRMKRASSLNFLHKSTEETSQSGNTNLSDSRTLSSSSLDLSRRSSLVG, encoded by the exons ATGGCCACCCTGGTGCTGGCCCGCGAGGACAAGCCGAGCCAGGACGAGATCGTGCTGGGCACCAAGGCCGTGATCCAGGGGCTGGAGACGCTGCGCGCCGAGCACCGGGCCCTGCTGGCCGCGCTGCTGGAGAGCCTGGCGGGCCGCGGGGCGGCCGAGCCCGAGCCCGGCGCCCAGGAGCGCTCGGGGCTGCTGCGCCGCTCCCTGGAGGCCATCGAGCTGGGCCTGGGGGAGGCGCAG gtGATCCTGGCGCTGTCGGGCCACCTCGGGGCCGTGGAGTCGGAGAAGCAGAAGCTGCGGGCCCAGGTGCGGCGCCTGGTGCAGGAGAACCAGTGGCTGCGGGAGGAGCTGGCCGGCACCCAGCAGAAGCTGCAGCGCAGCGAGCAGGCCGTGGTGCAGCTGGAGGAGGAGAAGCAGCACCTGCTCTTCATGAGCCAGATCCGCAAGCTGGACGAGGACCCCTCCCCCAGC GAGGACAAGGGGGACGTCTCCAAGGATTCTCTGGACGACCTGTTCCCTAACGAGGACGAGCAGAACCCAG CTCGGGGTCCGGGGGGCGGAGACGCGGCTGCCCAGCACGGAGGCTACGAGATTCCGGCCCGGCTCCGCACCTTGCACAATCTGGTGATTCAGTACGCCTCCCAGGGCCGCTACGAGGTCGCCGTCCCCCTCTGTAAGCAGGCCCTGGAGGACCTCGAAAAGACCTCGGGGCACGACCACCCTGATGTGGCCACCATGCTGAACATCTTGGCTCTCGTGTACCG GGATCAGAACAAGTACAAAGAAGCTGCCCACCTGCTCAATGATGCCCTGGCTATCCGGGAAAAGACCTTGGGGAAGGACCATCCAGCT GTGGCGGCTACCCTGAACAACCTGGCGGTTCTCTATGGCAAGAGGGGCAAGTACAAGGAAGCGGAGCCTTTGTGTAAACGGGCCCTGGAGATCAGAGAGAAG GTGCTGGGCAAATTCCACCCGGATGTGGCCAAACAACTGAATAACCTGGCCCTGCTCTGTCAGAACCAGGGCAAGGCCGAGGAGGTGGAGTACTACTACCGGCGGGCTCTGGAGATCTACGAGGCTCGGCTGGGCCCCGACGACCCCAACGTGGCCAAGACCAAGAATAACTTG GCCTCATGTTATCTGAAGCAGGGGAAATACCAGGAGGCAGAGACCCTGTATAAGGAGATCCTGACCCGTGCCCATGAGAAGGAGTTTGGGTCAGTCAATGGTaagttcccccacccccaccccagtccaTTCTACTCTTGGGGGAGGGCTGGGCCTCTTGGCTTTGCCTTGGAGCTCCCTAGCCCCTTctttctgtcccccccccccccaggtgacAACAAACCCATCTGGATGCATGCTGAAGAACGGGAGGAGAGCAAG GATAAGCGTCGAGATGCTACTCCCTATGGAGAATACGGCAGCTGGTACAAGGCTTGTAAGGTGGACAG TCCCACGGTGAACACCACGCTGCGGAGTCTCGGGGCGCTCTACCGCAGGCAGGGGAAGATGGAAGCAGCTCACACCCTGGAGGATTGCGCCAGTCGGAGTCGGAAGCAG GGTCTGGATGCTGCGAGCCAGACCAAAGTGGTGGAGCTGCTGAAGGATGGCAGCGGGCGAGGGGATCGCCGGAGTGGCCGAGAGAGCGCTGGAGGTGTGGGATCTCGAGCTGAACTGGAGCCCGAAGATTCGGGGCCCTCGGCCGAGTGGTCTGGG GATGGCAGTGGTTCCCTCCGGAGAAGCGGCTCCTTCGGGAAACTCCGTGATGCTCTGAGGCGCAGCAGTGAGATGCTAGTGAAGAAGCTGCAGGGGGGCGGCCCCCAAGAGCCTCCCAATCCACG GATGAAGCGAGCCAGTTCCCTCAACTTCCTCCACAAGAGCACAGAAGAGACCAGCCAG TCCGGCAACACCAACCTGTCGGACAGCCGCACGCTCAGCTCCAGCTCTCTCGACCTCTCTCGACGGAGCTCTCTGGTTGGCTAA